The nucleotide sequence TTTCGATGATGGTGGAATCCCCCATGTCGGGGTTGGCGTCTTTTTCGCTGAAACCCGGAAAATAAAGGCCTTCCGGCATTTCCACCGGGGCGATGAACCATTCGTCCCCCGTCCCGCTCACCCGGATTCCAAAGTCGGTCCCGTTCCGGCACATGGCGGTGACGACGCTCGCACCCTCGATGTTCCGCACCGGGTCCATGATGGCCTTCCCCATCACCATGGCGATGTTGAGAAAAAACTGATCGTTTCCGGCGATGAACTCCAGAATCGCGGCCGCCTTTTCCGCATCGGGCACCGCCCGGACGATGGCGGGAGCCATCTCGCGGAGGAAAATGCCGGTGCAGGCCACATTCCGCTGATGCATCTCATCGCCCATCGAAAGGCCGCGGGCGACGATGCTCTTGAGCGGCACCCCGCCCCGCTGGCGCAGCGTGTCCGAGAGTGCGGGACCGAGCACCTCGGCGAGCCACCTGAGGCGATCGAGCACCTCCGCATCGTTCCCGCCGAAGCGCATCACCTTGCCGAGGCCCTCGTTGAGGGCGCAGTAGGCCCGGTTCCCGAACTTGCGGTTCTCGACCACCATGACCGGCATGCTCCGCGTCGTCATCCCGGTCATGGGTCCCACGGCGTCGAAATGATGATTCGGATGAAACGTGAAGGCACCCGCCGCCGCCATGTCCGCGGCGCTTTCCAGATCCGGCGCCCAGCCCTCGAGCACGGCGGCGCCGGCGACGGCGCCCCGCAAGGGGCCCGACATCCGCTCCCATCCGATGGGCGGACCCGCGTGCAGGATAACCCGCTCTCCCAAGCCATCGATCACCTCCCCGGTGGGGCGCACGTCGATCAGATGCGGGTCCGCCGAGAAAATGCGCCCGACCGCTTCCTGGTTCGCTTCGTCAATCCAACCCATCGGACACTCCATGCCAGCGCGTCTCGCGTAAATTCTCCGCCACGACCCGCCCGTTTTTGACAACGTAGCGCTTCTCGGGCTGATCGATGATCACGTCCGCATAATTTTCCGAATCGAGGACGACAAAATCCGCCGGGCAACCTTCCCGGATGCCGTAATTCTCGTGAATGCCGAGGGCGCGCGCCGCGTGGTCGGTGAAAAACTTCGGGAGAAGTACC is from bacterium and encodes:
- a CDS encoding DUF1116 domain-containing protein; the protein is MGWIDEANQEAVGRIFSADPHLIDVRPTGEVIDGLGERVILHAGPPIGWERMSGPLRGAVAGAAVLEGWAPDLESAADMAAAGAFTFHPNHHFDAVGPMTGMTTRSMPVMVVENRKFGNRAYCALNEGLGKVMRFGGNDAEVLDRLRWLAEVLGPALSDTLRQRGGVPLKSIVARGLSMGDEMHQRNVACTGIFLREMAPAIVRAVPDAEKAAAILEFIAGNDQFFLNIAMVMGKAIMDPVRNIEGASVVTAMCRNGTDFGIRVSGTGDEWFIAPVEMPEGLYFPGFSEKDANPDMGDSTIIETMGLGGFAMAAAPAVAGFVGAGSASAAQGYTRSMYEITLAQNPDWTIPALNFAGTPAGIDIRKVIETGLAPVINTGIAHREPGVGQVGAGIVRAPMACFEQALEAFAAKMGVA